In Streptomyces violaceusniger Tu 4113, one DNA window encodes the following:
- a CDS encoding bifunctional 3-phenylpropionate/cinnamic acid dioxygenase ferredoxin subunit, whose protein sequence is MIPVCRIEDLPEGESLRVEAGDATATIAVFHTDGAFYAIDDTCSHQDASLSEGWLEGCYVECPLHAALFDLRSGEPTCLPARKPVRTHAVTVVDGMLYVHPAVRTVTGEPVHAAPEEAVA, encoded by the coding sequence ATGATTCCCGTCTGCCGTATCGAGGACTTGCCGGAGGGTGAGTCGCTGCGTGTCGAGGCCGGCGACGCCACCGCGACGATCGCGGTGTTCCACACCGACGGAGCGTTCTACGCCATCGATGACACCTGCAGCCACCAGGACGCCTCCCTCTCCGAAGGGTGGCTGGAAGGCTGCTACGTCGAATGCCCGCTGCACGCCGCGCTGTTCGATCTGCGGTCCGGCGAGCCGACCTGTCTGCCCGCCCGCAAGCCCGTACGGACCCACGCTGTCACGGTCGTGGACGGAATGCTGTATGTCCACCCCGCGGTGCGCACCGTTACCGGCGAGCCCGTGCACGCGGCACCGGAAGAAGCCGTGGCATGA
- a CDS encoding roadblock/LC7 domain-containing protein, with the protein MTASNAAASNGSPNGSGELNWLLDELVGRVGSIRKALVLSGDGLATGGSRDLSREDGEHLAAVASGFHSLAKGVGRHFDVGRVRQTIVELDDAFLFVTAAGDGSCLAVLADADSDVGQVAYEMTLLVKRVGVHLGSAPRSSG; encoded by the coding sequence ATGACCGCATCGAACGCCGCAGCATCCAACGGCTCGCCGAACGGATCGGGCGAACTCAACTGGCTGCTCGATGAACTGGTCGGCAGAGTGGGCAGCATCCGCAAGGCGCTGGTGCTCTCCGGGGACGGGCTCGCCACCGGCGGCTCACGCGATCTGTCCCGGGAGGACGGTGAGCATCTGGCCGCCGTGGCCTCCGGCTTCCACAGCCTGGCCAAGGGCGTCGGCCGCCACTTCGACGTCGGCCGGGTCCGTCAGACCATCGTCGAACTCGACGACGCCTTCCTGTTCGTCACCGCGGCGGGCGACGGTAGCTGTCTTGCCGTCCTCGCCGACGCCGACTCCGATGTGGGCCAGGTAGCATACGAGATGACGCTGCTGGTCAAGCGGGTCGGCGTGCATCTGGGCTCGGCTCCGCGCTCCAGCGGGTGA
- a CDS encoding DUF742 domain-containing protein, whose amino-acid sequence MSGDPEGVARWFDDAAGPVVRPYAMTRGRTRSAAEEKLDLIAVVVADSANHRTVADQMLSPEHIDIVELSRDSPQSVAELAAELDLPIGVIRVLIGDLLHAALVRVSRPVPPAELPDERILREVINGLRAL is encoded by the coding sequence ATGAGCGGAGACCCGGAAGGCGTCGCCCGGTGGTTCGACGACGCGGCGGGACCGGTGGTCAGACCTTATGCGATGACGCGGGGACGAACCCGCAGCGCCGCGGAGGAGAAGCTGGATCTGATCGCGGTCGTCGTCGCCGACAGCGCGAACCACCGGACCGTCGCCGACCAGATGTTGTCCCCGGAGCACATCGACATCGTCGAGCTGAGCCGGGACAGTCCGCAGTCCGTCGCCGAACTGGCGGCGGAGCTCGACCTTCCGATCGGCGTGATCCGTGTGCTCATCGGCGATCTGCTCCACGCCGCACTCGTCCGAGTGTCGCGGCCCGTACCTCCGGCGGAACTGCCGGACGAGAGGATTCTGCGCGAGGTGATCAATGGGCTACGGGCACTCTGA
- a CDS encoding nitrate- and nitrite sensing domain-containing protein produces the protein MRFRGKSIRRKIVALLLVPLVSLTAIWAFATVITGREAIQLLDAADIIDKAGRPAEDAVHAVQKERRQTLILLADPRQSDALPVLHSLQRKTDQAVDKLRAAESDGTVNGKMNDDSEEQLDNILKAADGLDSLRRKVEDDGISSTQAYEYYNKLVDLCYTFRSSLHAVPDTDLDKQGRALVAMIRAREALSREDALYVSALTARKMTMADLQAMSDLIAERTLLYEINLPILPDSEQKVFADYRRTNAAPAALRVAEGKVLSSMDPATAIRALDQEHWEAAAHPVLSDYDRLGDEATDRLKKRIDPVASSVLLKAGIAGVLGLIALIVSIFVSFRIGRSLVRDLSRLRRDAQEVSSVRLPSVMRRLGAGEQIDVETEAPRLDYGPDEMGQVGLALNTLQRAAVEAAVKQAELRQGVSEVFVNLARRSQVLLHRQLTLLDTMERRTEDTDELADLFRLDHMTTRMRRHAEGLVILSGAAPSRQWRKPIQLMDVVRAAVAEVEDYERIEIRRLPRIAAVGPAVGDLTHLIAELLENATVFSPPHTAVQVHGERVAKGFTLEIHDRGLGMTPDALLEANLRLAETPEFQLSDTDRLGLFVVSRLAQRQGARVSLQPSPYGGTTAIVLIPANLLTDEGGRGETDDRDSDDRDTGGRFAETARRGVGDVRLGPVDEAARASQLASLVSSLAHEGQEGADEDEEVGGIFRARGLKARQSARTGPAPSTVEQHQQTPDGPDPAPGGGPAPLPRRVPPVLVADHGRPVEGTSGGRQTRSQGPGQPSWADRSERQGQDQAQGQSPRRTGPERKGPEQSPVPTQRAASGLPKRVRQASLAPQLKNDPAPPDEADRTAAEIDPEREAEQARATMASLQRGWQRGRRQSATGSGGADVSPGTTHEGDGR, from the coding sequence ATGCGCTTTCGCGGTAAGTCCATCCGCAGGAAGATCGTGGCGCTGTTGCTGGTGCCGCTCGTGTCGCTGACGGCGATATGGGCCTTCGCCACGGTGATCACCGGTCGCGAGGCGATCCAACTGCTGGACGCGGCCGACATCATCGACAAGGCGGGCCGGCCGGCCGAGGACGCGGTGCACGCCGTCCAGAAGGAACGCCGGCAGACGCTCATCCTGCTGGCCGATCCGCGGCAGTCGGATGCCCTGCCCGTGCTCCACTCCCTGCAGCGCAAAACCGACCAGGCCGTCGACAAGCTACGGGCCGCCGAGTCGGACGGCACTGTGAACGGCAAGATGAACGACGACTCCGAGGAACAGCTCGACAACATCCTCAAGGCCGCCGACGGGCTGGACAGCCTGCGCCGCAAGGTCGAGGACGACGGCATTTCCTCGACCCAGGCATATGAGTATTACAACAAGCTCGTCGACCTCTGCTATACCTTCCGCAGCTCCCTCCACGCGGTGCCCGACACCGACCTCGACAAACAGGGCCGCGCGCTGGTCGCCATGATCCGCGCCCGGGAGGCGCTCTCCCGCGAGGACGCGCTGTATGTCTCGGCGCTGACGGCGCGCAAGATGACGATGGCGGACCTCCAGGCGATGTCCGACCTCATCGCCGAGCGCACCCTGCTCTACGAGATCAACCTGCCGATCCTCCCCGACTCCGAGCAGAAGGTCTTCGCCGACTACCGGCGCACCAACGCCGCTCCCGCCGCCCTCCGCGTGGCCGAGGGCAAGGTCCTCTCCTCGATGGACCCCGCCACGGCCATCAGGGCGCTGGACCAGGAGCACTGGGAGGCCGCGGCCCACCCGGTCCTCAGCGACTACGACCGGCTGGGCGACGAGGCCACCGACCGGCTCAAGAAGCGCATCGACCCGGTGGCCAGCAGCGTGTTGCTCAAGGCGGGGATCGCCGGCGTCCTCGGCCTGATCGCGCTCATCGTCTCCATCTTCGTCTCGTTCCGGATCGGCCGCAGCCTGGTCCGCGATCTGTCCCGGCTGCGCAGGGACGCCCAGGAGGTCTCCAGCGTCCGGCTGCCGAGCGTGATGCGCCGCCTCGGCGCGGGCGAGCAGATCGACGTGGAGACCGAGGCGCCCCGGCTGGACTACGGCCCCGATGAGATGGGCCAGGTGGGCCTGGCCCTCAACACCCTCCAGCGGGCCGCCGTCGAGGCCGCGGTCAAGCAGGCCGAGCTCCGCCAGGGCGTCTCCGAGGTCTTCGTCAATCTCGCCCGCCGCAGCCAGGTGCTGCTGCACCGTCAGCTCACCCTCCTCGACACCATGGAGCGGCGCACCGAGGACACCGACGAGCTCGCCGACCTTTTCCGCCTGGACCATATGACCACCCGTATGCGGCGGCACGCCGAGGGCCTGGTCATCCTCTCCGGGGCCGCCCCCTCCCGGCAGTGGCGCAAGCCGATCCAGTTGATGGACGTCGTGCGCGCCGCCGTCGCCGAGGTGGAGGACTACGAGCGGATCGAGATCCGCCGGCTGCCCCGGATCGCGGCCGTCGGCCCGGCCGTCGGCGACCTCACCCACCTGATCGCCGAACTCCTGGAGAACGCGACCGTCTTCTCGCCGCCGCACACCGCCGTCCAGGTGCACGGCGAACGGGTCGCCAAGGGCTTCACCCTGGAGATCCACGACCGGGGCCTCGGCATGACGCCGGACGCGCTGCTGGAGGCCAACCTCCGGCTCGCCGAGACCCCCGAGTTCCAGCTCTCCGACACCGACCGGCTCGGACTGTTCGTGGTCAGCCGGCTCGCCCAGCGGCAGGGGGCGCGGGTCTCGCTGCAGCCCTCCCCGTACGGCGGCACCACGGCCATCGTGCTCATCCCCGCCAACCTGCTCACCGACGAGGGCGGGCGGGGGGAGACCGACGACCGCGACAGCGACGACCGGGACACCGGTGGTCGCTTCGCCGAGACAGCGCGGCGGGGCGTGGGCGACGTCCGGCTCGGGCCCGTGGATGAGGCCGCGCGGGCCTCGCAGCTCGCGTCCCTGGTCTCATCCCTCGCACATGAGGGTCAGGAGGGCGCCGACGAGGACGAGGAAGTGGGCGGGATCTTCCGGGCCCGCGGCCTGAAGGCGCGTCAGTCCGCACGCACCGGGCCCGCCCCGTCCACCGTGGAGCAGCATCAGCAGACTCCGGACGGCCCGGACCCGGCACCGGGCGGCGGCCCCGCGCCGCTGCCCCGCCGTGTCCCGCCGGTACTGGTCGCCGACCACGGCCGACCGGTCGAGGGCACGTCCGGCGGACGGCAGACCCGTTCGCAGGGCCCGGGACAGCCGTCCTGGGCCGACCGCTCCGAACGCCAGGGCCAGGACCAGGCCCAGGGCCAGAGCCCGCGGCGTACGGGGCCGGAGCGCAAAGGCCCGGAGCAGAGCCCGGTGCCCACCCAGCGGGCGGCCTCCGGCCTCCCCAAGCGGGTACGGCAGGCCAGCCTGGCCCCGCAGTTGAAGAACGACCCCGCACCCCCGGACGAGGCGGACCGGACCGCTGCCGAGATCGATCCCGAGCGCGAAGCCGAGCAGGCGAGGGCCACCATGGCCTCGCTCCAACGGGGTTGGCAGCGCGGTCGGCGGCAGTCGGCCACCGGATCCGGCGGTGCGGACGTAAGCCCTGGAACGACACATGAGGGGGACGGTCGATGA
- a CDS encoding S-(hydroxymethyl)mycothiol dehydrogenase — translation MPQEARAVVAVKKGAPVEVLPVLVPEPGPGEVLVGVQACGVCHTDLHYRDGAIGDEFPYLLGHEAAGMVEAVGPGVTGLAPGDYVVLAWRAPCGGCRSCRRGRPWYCFDSRNAAQPMTLTDGTPLNPALGIGAFAEKTLVAAGQAVKIDPSARPEAAGLIGCGVMAGYGAAVHTGGVSNGDTVAVIGCGGVGNAAIAGASLSGARRVIAVDIDDAKLDAATRFGATDTVNSRGTDPVEAVRELTGGFGANVVIDAVGRPETYSQGFYMRDLAGVLVQVGVPDPEMRIDLPLIDLFSRGGALKSSWYGDCLPSRDFPVLVDLHLSRKLDLDAFVSETITLDEVETAFAKMQRGEVLRSVVVL, via the coding sequence ATGCCACAAGAAGCCCGCGCCGTCGTCGCGGTCAAAAAGGGCGCCCCCGTGGAGGTGCTGCCCGTTCTCGTGCCCGAACCCGGCCCCGGTGAGGTGCTGGTGGGAGTCCAGGCGTGCGGCGTGTGCCACACCGACCTGCACTACCGGGACGGCGCGATCGGTGACGAATTTCCGTATCTGCTCGGGCACGAGGCGGCCGGAATGGTCGAGGCCGTGGGCCCCGGCGTCACCGGACTCGCACCCGGTGACTATGTGGTCCTGGCCTGGCGGGCGCCGTGCGGCGGCTGCCGCTCCTGCCGCCGGGGCCGCCCGTGGTACTGCTTCGACAGCCGCAATGCCGCCCAGCCGATGACCCTGACCGACGGCACCCCGCTCAACCCGGCGCTGGGCATCGGCGCGTTCGCCGAGAAGACGCTGGTCGCGGCGGGGCAGGCGGTGAAGATCGACCCCTCGGCCCGCCCCGAGGCGGCGGGCCTGATCGGCTGTGGGGTGATGGCCGGCTACGGCGCGGCCGTGCACACCGGCGGGGTGTCCAACGGCGATACGGTCGCGGTCATCGGCTGCGGCGGCGTCGGCAACGCCGCGATCGCCGGGGCCTCGCTGTCCGGCGCGCGCCGGGTGATCGCCGTGGACATCGACGACGCCAAGCTGGACGCGGCCACCCGCTTCGGCGCCACCGACACCGTCAACTCGCGTGGTACGGACCCGGTCGAGGCGGTGCGCGAGCTGACCGGGGGCTTCGGCGCCAATGTGGTCATCGACGCGGTGGGCCGACCCGAGACCTACTCCCAGGGCTTCTACATGCGCGACCTGGCCGGGGTGCTGGTGCAGGTCGGGGTGCCGGATCCGGAGATGCGCATCGATCTGCCGCTGATCGATCTGTTCTCGAGGGGCGGTGCGCTCAAGTCGTCCTGGTACGGCGACTGCCTGCCAAGCCGCGACTTCCCGGTCCTGGTCGACCTCCACCTCAGCCGCAAGCTGGATCTGGACGCGTTCGTCAGCGAGACGATCACGCTGGACGAGGTCGAGACCGCGTTCGCCAAGATGCAGCGCGGCGAGGTGCTGCGGTCGGTGGTGGTCCTGTGA
- a CDS encoding GcvT family protein, with the protein MTTDIHAQAYGPDKRVVIVGAGIVGCSLADELTARGWRDVTVVEQGPLLAPGGSTSHAPGLVFRTSPSKTLTDFAVYTVEKFSSLEVDGLSCFNPVGGLEIATSEERWAELHRKAGLAASWGVRGELLGPARCAELWPLLDPDRILGGFHTPDDGLARALLAARAQMERATAHGARFLDRHTVTGIERADGRVTAVVTDRGTFPADIVVSAAGFWGPLIGAMAGVPVPLQPLAHQYARTGPLPELAGVNDPRTEASRPILRFQDRDLYFREHTDRIGIGSYAHRPLPVDPARLPAYDEAPVMPSSLPFTAEDFAPSWQDSVGLLPALAASRVEEGFNGVFSFTPDGMPVIGESRELRGFWLAEAVWVTHSAGVARAVAEWMTDGRPGMDVHECDLYRFEDAQASPAYVAERGARNFVEVYDVIHPLQPMEQPRPLRVSPFHVRQRELGGYFLEAAGWERPHWYEANAPLAESIDLPPRDAWSARYWSPIAAAEARVTRERVALYDMTPLKRLTVTGPGALDFLQRMTTNQLAKKPGAVTYTLLLDEAGGIRSDLTVARLSERHFQVGANGGLDLDWLLRHAPEGGTSRSKTGGVHIADITPGTCCIGVWGPLARDLVQPLTRDDFSHEAFGYFKARQTYIGHVPVTAMRLSYVGELGWELYTTADMGLRLWDTLWEAGRRHGVIAAGRSAFNSLRLEKGYRAWGHDMTTEHDPYEAGVGFAVRMDKGDFIGRAALKGRGERTAARKLTCLTLDDPAAVVMGKEPVYADGVPAGYVTSASYGYTIGRTVAYAWLPAAAAVPGTAVHIEYFGEKVPATVAAEPLFDPRMERIRR; encoded by the coding sequence GTGACTACCGACATTCACGCCCAGGCATACGGCCCGGACAAGCGCGTCGTCATCGTCGGTGCCGGGATCGTCGGCTGTTCCCTCGCCGATGAGCTGACCGCCCGCGGCTGGCGGGATGTCACCGTCGTGGAGCAGGGCCCGCTGCTCGCCCCCGGCGGCTCGACCTCGCACGCCCCCGGCCTGGTCTTCCGGACCAGCCCCTCCAAGACCCTGACCGACTTCGCCGTCTACACCGTCGAGAAGTTCTCCTCCCTCGAGGTCGACGGGCTGTCCTGCTTCAACCCGGTGGGCGGTCTGGAGATCGCCACCAGCGAGGAGCGCTGGGCCGAGCTGCACCGCAAGGCCGGGCTGGCGGCCTCCTGGGGCGTACGGGGCGAACTGCTCGGCCCGGCCCGATGCGCCGAACTGTGGCCGCTGCTGGACCCGGACCGGATCCTGGGCGGTTTTCACACCCCGGACGACGGGCTGGCCCGGGCGCTGCTCGCCGCCCGCGCCCAGATGGAGCGGGCCACCGCGCACGGCGCCCGCTTCCTGGACCGGCACACCGTCACCGGCATCGAGCGGGCGGACGGCCGGGTCACCGCCGTCGTCACCGACCGGGGCACCTTCCCCGCCGACATCGTGGTCTCCGCCGCCGGGTTCTGGGGCCCGCTGATCGGCGCGATGGCGGGGGTCCCCGTCCCTCTGCAGCCACTGGCCCACCAGTACGCCAGGACCGGGCCGCTGCCCGAGCTCGCGGGGGTCAACGACCCGCGTACGGAGGCGAGCCGGCCGATCCTGCGCTTCCAGGACCGCGACCTCTACTTCCGCGAGCACACCGACCGCATCGGCATCGGCAGCTACGCCCACCGCCCGCTCCCCGTCGACCCGGCGCGGCTGCCCGCGTACGACGAGGCCCCGGTGATGCCGTCCTCGCTGCCGTTCACCGCCGAGGACTTCGCCCCGAGCTGGCAGGACAGCGTCGGACTGCTCCCCGCGCTCGCGGCGAGCCGGGTCGAGGAGGGCTTCAACGGCGTCTTCTCCTTCACCCCCGACGGTATGCCGGTCATCGGCGAGTCCCGCGAGCTGCGCGGCTTCTGGCTGGCCGAGGCGGTGTGGGTGACCCACTCCGCGGGCGTCGCCCGGGCCGTGGCCGAGTGGATGACGGACGGGCGGCCGGGCATGGACGTCCATGAATGCGATCTGTACCGCTTCGAGGACGCGCAAGCCTCCCCCGCCTATGTCGCCGAGCGCGGGGCCCGGAACTTCGTCGAGGTCTATGACGTCATCCATCCGCTGCAGCCGATGGAGCAGCCCCGTCCGCTGCGGGTCAGCCCCTTCCACGTCCGGCAGCGGGAGCTGGGCGGGTACTTCCTGGAGGCCGCGGGCTGGGAGCGGCCGCACTGGTACGAGGCGAACGCCCCGCTCGCCGAGTCGATCGACCTGCCCCCGCGCGACGCCTGGTCGGCCCGCTACTGGTCGCCCATCGCCGCCGCCGAGGCCAGGGTCACCCGGGAGCGGGTCGCGCTGTACGACATGACCCCGCTCAAGCGGCTGACGGTCACCGGGCCCGGTGCGCTGGACTTCCTGCAGCGCATGACGACCAATCAACTGGCGAAGAAGCCCGGTGCGGTCACCTATACCCTGCTGCTGGACGAGGCCGGAGGCATCCGCAGCGACCTCACCGTCGCCCGGCTGTCGGAGCGCCACTTCCAGGTCGGCGCCAACGGCGGACTGGACCTGGACTGGCTGCTGCGCCACGCGCCGGAAGGGGGCACCTCCCGGTCGAAGACTGGGGGAGTCCATATCGCCGACATCACGCCGGGCACCTGCTGCATCGGCGTCTGGGGCCCGCTGGCCCGGGATCTGGTCCAGCCGCTGACCCGCGACGACTTCTCGCATGAGGCGTTCGGCTACTTCAAGGCCCGGCAGACGTATATCGGCCATGTCCCGGTGACCGCGATGCGGCTGTCCTACGTCGGCGAGCTCGGCTGGGAGCTGTACACCACCGCCGACATGGGGCTGCGGCTGTGGGACACCCTGTGGGAGGCGGGCCGGCGCCACGGGGTGATCGCCGCCGGGCGCTCGGCCTTCAACAGCCTGCGGCTGGAGAAGGGCTATCGCGCCTGGGGCCATGACATGACCACCGAGCACGATCCCTACGAGGCCGGAGTCGGCTTCGCCGTCCGGATGGACAAGGGCGACTTCATCGGGCGTGCGGCGCTTAAGGGCCGCGGCGAGCGGACGGCGGCGCGCAAGCTGACCTGTCTCACTCTGGACGACCCGGCCGCGGTCGTCATGGGCAAGGAGCCGGTGTACGCCGATGGCGTCCCGGCCGGCTATGTGACCAGCGCGTCCTACGGCTACACCATCGGGCGGACCGTGGCCTACGCCTGGCTGCCCGCCGCGGCCGCCGTGCCGGGCACCGCGGTCCACATCGAGTACTTCGGCGAGAAGGTCCCCGCGACCGTCGCCGCCGAGCCCCTCTTCGACCCGCGCATGGAGCGTATCCGCCGCTGA
- a CDS encoding NAD(P)/FAD-dependent oxidoreductase, translating into MTTLTTVTVVGASLAGLHAARGLRSLGYDGRLVVVGEERHRPYDRPPLSKEFLTGDGDPDEGPGRLALTDPEEEAELDAEWLLGARAEALDTAAGEIRLTGGRTLRTDGVVIATGATPRTLPLPRLDGVHTLRTLDDATRLRAALRAGAARVVVIGAGFIGAEVASSCAALGLDVTVVEAAPLPLVPQLGEEMARVCAGLHARGGATLLCGTGVEGLRGSGRVTGVELTDGRVLPADVVVVGVGVRPVTGWLEGSGLALDDGVRCDTGCVTALPNVVAVGDVARLAQPGTARTVRAEHWTSGMLQGAVAARNLLAGSTVEPFEALPYFWSDQYGARIQYAGRRAPGDTVRIAEGDPADGGGFLAVYERGGISTAALGVDRPRPFMRLRRELARAPQPAGR; encoded by the coding sequence ATGACGACGCTCACCACGGTCACGGTGGTCGGGGCCTCGCTCGCGGGACTGCACGCGGCGCGGGGCCTGCGCTCCCTGGGATACGACGGGCGGCTGGTCGTCGTCGGGGAGGAGCGCCACCGCCCCTACGACCGCCCGCCGCTGTCCAAGGAGTTCCTGACCGGGGACGGCGACCCGGACGAGGGACCGGGCCGCCTCGCCCTGACCGATCCCGAGGAGGAGGCCGAACTCGACGCCGAATGGCTGCTCGGCGCCCGGGCCGAGGCACTGGACACCGCCGCCGGGGAGATCCGCCTCACCGGCGGCCGCACCCTGCGCACCGACGGCGTCGTCATCGCCACCGGGGCCACGCCCAGAACGCTGCCCCTTCCGCGGCTGGACGGGGTGCACACCCTGCGCACCCTCGACGACGCGACCCGGCTCCGCGCCGCGCTGCGCGCGGGTGCCGCACGGGTGGTGGTGATCGGCGCGGGCTTCATCGGCGCCGAAGTGGCCTCCTCCTGTGCCGCCCTCGGGCTCGATGTCACCGTCGTGGAGGCCGCGCCGCTGCCGCTGGTGCCCCAACTGGGCGAGGAGATGGCCCGGGTGTGCGCCGGGCTGCACGCGCGGGGCGGGGCCACCCTGCTGTGCGGCACCGGCGTCGAGGGCTTGCGCGGCAGCGGCCGGGTCACCGGTGTGGAGCTCACCGACGGGCGGGTGCTGCCCGCCGATGTGGTGGTCGTCGGCGTCGGGGTGCGTCCCGTCACCGGGTGGCTGGAAGGCTCCGGTCTGGCCCTGGACGACGGGGTGCGGTGCGATACGGGCTGTGTCACCGCGCTGCCCAATGTCGTGGCCGTCGGCGACGTGGCCCGGCTGGCCCAGCCGGGCACCGCGCGCACCGTCCGGGCCGAGCACTGGACCAGCGGAATGCTGCAGGGCGCCGTCGCCGCCCGCAATCTGCTCGCCGGGTCCACCGTCGAACCCTTCGAGGCGCTGCCCTACTTCTGGTCCGACCAGTACGGCGCCCGTATCCAGTACGCCGGGCGGCGCGCACCCGGTGACACCGTCCGGATCGCCGAGGGGGACCCGGCCGACGGCGGCGGCTTCCTCGCCGTCTACGAACGTGGCGGGATCTCCACCGCCGCCCTCGGCGTCGACCGGCCCCGGCCCTTTATGCGGCTGCGCCGCGAGCTGGCCCGCGCTCCGCAGCCGGCCGGGAGGTGA
- a CDS encoding GTP-binding protein: MGYGHSDLVRPHIVEPVTLKILVAGGFGVGKTTLVGAVSEIRPLRTEELLTEAGRPVDDIAGVESKTTTTVAMDFGRITLREDLVLYLFGTPGQDRFWFLWDELANGALGAVVLADTRRLEDCFAAIDYFERRDIAFTVAVNCFQDADRYPEDSVRDALDLDPGIPVVLCDARERESVKHVLISVVEHAMLATAPRA; encoded by the coding sequence ATGGGCTACGGGCACTCTGACCTGGTCCGCCCGCATATCGTCGAACCGGTCACGCTGAAGATACTGGTGGCGGGCGGCTTCGGGGTGGGCAAGACGACCCTGGTGGGGGCGGTCAGCGAGATCAGGCCGCTGCGCACCGAGGAACTGCTCACCGAGGCGGGCCGCCCGGTCGACGACATCGCGGGGGTGGAGTCCAAGACGACCACCACCGTCGCCATGGACTTCGGGCGCATCACGCTCCGCGAGGACCTGGTGCTGTATCTCTTCGGCACACCGGGACAGGACCGCTTCTGGTTCCTGTGGGACGAGCTGGCCAACGGCGCGCTGGGCGCGGTGGTGCTGGCCGACACCCGCCGTCTCGAGGACTGCTTCGCCGCCATCGACTACTTCGAGCGGCGGGACATCGCCTTCACCGTGGCGGTCAACTGCTTCCAGGACGCCGACCGCTATCCGGAGGACTCGGTGCGCGACGCGCTGGACCTCGACCCGGGCATCCCGGTCGTCCTGTGCGACGCCCGGGAGCGCGAGTCGGTCAAGCATGTGCTGATCTCGGTCGTCGAGCACGCGATGCTGGCCACCGCACCCCGGGCCTGA
- a CDS encoding IclR family transcriptional regulator yields MTNTTEDRAEEKRGASGAVQSVDRAVSVLEILARLGEAGVTEIADELGVHKSTAFRLLGVLENRGLVGQERDRGKYYLGAGVLRLAGAAAIRLDISQEGAPVCRALADETGETANIAVLDGDAAVNIMQARGAAAVTAFNWLGRRTALHATASGKVLLAHLSGERRERLVTRKLPRFTEHTITTSAELRQQLETAAERGYAYSCEELEIGLNAVAAPVRGHDGALIGAIGVSGPAYRMAQSRLPDLAEYAVKTAEELSRRMGFPG; encoded by the coding sequence ATGACGAACACGACCGAGGATCGGGCCGAGGAAAAGCGGGGGGCCTCCGGGGCAGTGCAGTCGGTGGACAGGGCGGTGAGCGTCCTGGAGATCCTTGCCAGGCTCGGCGAGGCCGGAGTGACCGAGATCGCCGACGAGCTGGGGGTCCACAAGTCGACCGCCTTCCGGCTGCTCGGCGTTCTGGAGAACCGCGGACTCGTCGGGCAGGAACGCGACCGGGGGAAGTACTACCTGGGCGCCGGGGTGCTCAGACTCGCCGGCGCCGCCGCCATCCGCCTGGACATCTCGCAGGAGGGCGCCCCGGTGTGCCGGGCACTGGCCGACGAGACCGGTGAGACGGCCAATATCGCCGTCCTGGACGGGGACGCGGCGGTCAACATCATGCAGGCGCGCGGCGCCGCGGCGGTGACCGCCTTCAACTGGCTGGGGCGGCGCACCGCGCTGCACGCGACCGCGAGCGGCAAGGTGCTGCTCGCACATCTGTCGGGCGAACGCCGGGAGCGGCTGGTGACGCGAAAGCTGCCGCGGTTCACCGAGCACACCATCACCACCTCCGCCGAGCTGCGGCAGCAGCTCGAGACGGCGGCCGAGCGCGGCTACGCCTATTCATGCGAGGAGTTGGAGATCGGGCTGAACGCGGTGGCGGCTCCGGTGCGCGGCCACGACGGCGCGCTCATCGGGGCGATCGGCGTCTCGGGCCCGGCATACCGGATGGCGCAGAGCCGGCTGCCCGATCTGGCCGAGTACGCCGTGAAGACCGCCGAGGAGCTGTCCCGGCGGATGGGCTTCCCCGGCTGA